A DNA window from Acidobacteriota bacterium contains the following coding sequences:
- a CDS encoding 16S rRNA (uracil(1498)-N(3))-methyltransferase, which yields MTRRRWIADTWSGNRASLTGDQAEHLVRVLRAVPGQIYDVVAGGFLHRAEVVSVQPGSASEPAEVVFTLHEELESDTALPLHLLLAVFKFDHMEWAIEKATELGVAGITPILARRTEKHLAQASHKRVERWRRITFEASKQSRRTTVPEIADPIQLAAALDRESATTRLLLSETEQTTTLIAALSSPVSSATFALAIGPEGGWTADEMGLFTKHKWQHVTLGPRILRAETAAISAIAILGGQLQG from the coding sequence ATGACGCGCCGCCGCTGGATTGCCGATACCTGGTCTGGTAATCGTGCCTCTCTCACAGGCGATCAGGCCGAGCACCTGGTACGGGTGCTCCGCGCTGTGCCCGGGCAGATTTACGATGTCGTGGCTGGAGGCTTTCTGCACCGGGCAGAGGTCGTGAGTGTACAGCCGGGATCGGCCAGCGAGCCTGCGGAAGTCGTCTTCACCCTGCATGAAGAGCTGGAGTCTGACACCGCTCTTCCGCTGCATCTCCTGCTGGCCGTCTTCAAGTTCGACCACATGGAATGGGCCATCGAAAAAGCGACCGAGCTTGGCGTTGCAGGGATTACTCCGATCCTTGCGCGGCGCACTGAAAAGCACCTGGCCCAGGCATCTCACAAGCGTGTTGAACGCTGGCGCCGCATTACCTTTGAGGCGTCGAAGCAGTCGCGCCGAACGACAGTTCCAGAGATCGCCGATCCGATCCAGCTTGCAGCCGCTCTTGATCGTGAGTCTGCCACAACACGGTTGCTACTTTCAGAGACCGAACAGACAACGACGCTCATCGCGGCTCTTTCATCACCGGTCAGCAGCGCGACCTTCGCCCTTGCTATCGGCCCCGAAGGGGGATGGACCGCCGACGAGATGGGCCTCTTCACAAAACACAAGTGGCAGCACGTCACGCTCGGCCCACGCATCCTGCGCGCGGAAACCGCCGCTATATCCGCTATCGCCATCCTCGGGGGCCAGCTTCAGGGCTGA
- a CDS encoding AI-2E family transporter, whose amino-acid sequence MLFLAWLLVKELTIIYVSALFAAVLMPAVNRITQIKLRDRRPSRPAAIFLLISGVALLLTVFFVVGLPPVLRDLNQFSTELPKRIPLIVAKLKALPLANRLGVDMIASRAESALTATAGYLVVSLPNWLTHLFDILTTLFLCIYFMLEGEHAYNFFLSLFPSGPRYRLDATLRRADDKVGNWLFGQGLLMLILGVSSTIVFGLLHVRYFLLLGFLMGLLNIIPIAGGVFTIMLAAGVAALDSWTKMFGVISFYLVYINLENAYLIPRIMRSSVDLMGLTVLIALLCGTALAGITGALVAVPTAALIAVLLDEYAVRKT is encoded by the coding sequence ATGCTGTTTCTGGCATGGCTCCTGGTCAAAGAGCTGACGATCATCTACGTCAGTGCCTTGTTCGCTGCCGTGCTGATGCCCGCCGTCAATCGCATCACACAGATCAAGCTTCGTGACCGCCGCCCCTCGCGCCCAGCGGCCATCTTCCTGCTTATCAGTGGCGTGGCCCTGTTGCTCACTGTCTTCTTTGTGGTCGGCCTGCCTCCGGTGCTGCGCGACCTGAACCAGTTCTCAACGGAGCTGCCGAAGCGCATTCCGCTGATCGTTGCCAAGCTCAAGGCCCTACCCCTTGCCAACCGCCTGGGCGTGGATATGATCGCATCCCGCGCGGAGAGCGCCCTGACCGCTACGGCAGGCTACCTGGTCGTCTCGTTACCCAACTGGCTCACGCACCTGTTCGACATTCTCACCACACTGTTCCTCTGCATCTACTTCATGCTCGAAGGGGAGCACGCCTACAACTTCTTTCTGTCATTGTTTCCTTCCGGCCCGCGATACCGTCTGGATGCAACCCTGCGGCGTGCCGATGACAAGGTTGGAAACTGGCTGTTTGGCCAGGGGTTGCTCATGCTTATCCTGGGAGTCAGTTCGACCATCGTCTTTGGCCTGCTGCATGTAAGGTATTTCCTCCTCCTCGGCTTCCTCATGGGACTGCTGAATATCATCCCCATCGCCGGAGGGGTCTTTACGATCATGCTGGCCGCAGGGGTAGCCGCGCTGGACTCATGGACCAAGATGTTCGGCGTTATCAGCTTCTATCTGGTCTACATCAACCTCGAAAACGCATATCTGATTCCGCGCATCATGCGCTCCAGCGTCGACCTGATGGGCCTGACAGTACTGATCGCCCTGTTGTGCGGAACAGCGCTTGCCGGGATCACTGGTGCACTGGTAGCCGTTCCAACCGCTGCCCTCATCGCAGTCCTGCTCGATGAATATGCCGTCCGCAAGACATAA
- a CDS encoding shikimate kinase, producing the protein MSSSQPDTINRSKNSLRPDLPASLRRIILTGFMGAGKSTIGRLLAARLGWEFLDLDAHLENRTGATIPDLFSRYGEPHFRRLESTALASALGRTHTVLALGGGAPEEITNRLLVEQTPATFAIFLDAPFPMLFDRCMLQDISRPVLADPALAEIRFARRRPFYQRLAQLTIETAAQSPEQTVEAIVAALNHKTHVLP; encoded by the coding sequence ATGTCTTCCAGTCAGCCCGATACGATCAACCGAAGCAAAAACTCGTTGCGGCCGGATCTTCCTGCATCGCTGCGCCGCATTATTCTGACCGGCTTCATGGGTGCCGGAAAGTCCACCATTGGACGTCTGCTCGCGGCGAGGCTTGGCTGGGAGTTCCTCGATTTGGACGCGCACCTGGAGAACCGCACCGGGGCCACCATCCCCGACCTCTTCTCCCGTTACGGCGAACCGCACTTTCGGCGGCTGGAGTCCACTGCGCTTGCCTCGGCGTTGGGCCGAACGCACACCGTCCTCGCGCTCGGAGGCGGCGCTCCAGAGGAGATCACCAACCGTCTGCTGGTTGAACAGACACCGGCCACCTTCGCCATCTTCCTCGATGCGCCTTTTCCCATGCTCTTCGACCGGTGCATGCTGCAAGACATCTCCCGCCCCGTACTGGCCGACCCGGCACTGGCGGAGATTCGCTTCGCCCGCCGCAGGCCGTTCTACCAGCGGCTTGCGCAACTGACGATCGAGACTGCGGCGCAAAGCCCGGAGCAGACCGTGGAAGCGATTGTGGCTGCGCTGAACCATAAAACGCATGTCCTGCCGTAA
- a CDS encoding RNA polymerase sigma factor, producing MTEAKAGPGLYKRNPPIAGETEAIERAKAGDAEAFSKLYALHKRRVYTLCLRMLGNVSEAEDMTQEAFLHLFRKIGSFRGESAFSTWLHRLTVNLVLMHLRKKGLQLVSLEETINPSEEDAPKRDFGSRDMQLSGSVDRVALERAVASLPPGYRMVFVLHDVEGFEHNEIATMLDCSTGNSKSQLHKARLKLRELLRQPESTTQADLKEAAL from the coding sequence ATGACCGAAGCGAAGGCCGGTCCCGGCCTGTATAAGCGAAATCCTCCGATCGCCGGCGAAACCGAGGCGATTGAACGTGCAAAGGCCGGCGATGCCGAGGCCTTTTCGAAGCTTTATGCGCTGCATAAGCGCCGCGTCTACACGTTATGTCTGCGTATGCTCGGCAATGTGTCGGAAGCCGAAGACATGACGCAGGAAGCGTTTCTGCACCTCTTTCGCAAGATAGGCAGCTTCCGCGGAGAGAGCGCATTCTCCACGTGGCTGCATCGTCTTACAGTCAACCTCGTGTTGATGCACCTGCGCAAGAAGGGGCTTCAGCTTGTCTCGCTCGAGGAGACGATCAACCCTTCGGAAGAGGATGCGCCAAAGCGCGACTTCGGAAGCCGCGACATGCAGCTATCGGGCTCGGTCGACCGAGTTGCGCTGGAACGCGCTGTCGCTTCACTGCCTCCGGGCTATCGCATGGTTTTTGTGCTTCATGATGTCGAGGGTTTTGAGCATAACGAGATTGCCACCATGCTCGATTGCTCGACGGGCAATAGCAAATCCCAGCTCCACAAAGCGCGACTGAAGTTACGGGAGCTTCTCCGACAACCGGAGTCCACCACTCAGGCCGATCTGAAGGAAGCGGCTTTATGA
- a CDS encoding ThiF family adenylyltransferase, whose translation MPPLPPATDSSVTPPQFAIDDRDRYSRQMLFAGIGPHGQEALARSHVAIAGCGATGAATASLLARAGVGTLTIVDRDFVEPSNLQRQVLFDEADALEALPKAEAARRKIAQFNSTISVHAHVTDLVPANIAELFSSADLILDATDNFETRYLINDYAVEQGKPWIYAAAIGAYAATMNVLPRALDEENQRWSPTACLACLFPKPPSGPVETCDTAGILSTAVNLAASVQVTEALKLLTGQSEAMRRTMLSFDLWSNERSEISTARPRRGCTVCGERSFTHLAGEGRPHITLCGRNSVQIHEHHRPVDFAAMRDRLAPHGKVKFNELLLRFERPPHTITLFADGRAIVQGTTDAMVARTLYARFIGS comes from the coding sequence ATGCCACCCCTTCCGCCAGCCACCGATTCCAGCGTTACACCGCCGCAGTTCGCAATCGACGACCGCGACCGCTACTCCCGACAGATGCTCTTTGCTGGGATCGGCCCTCACGGACAGGAGGCGCTCGCACGTTCGCACGTGGCCATCGCCGGCTGCGGAGCAACCGGGGCCGCAACCGCGTCGCTACTGGCCCGCGCAGGAGTAGGAACGCTCACTATCGTCGACCGCGACTTTGTCGAGCCATCGAATCTACAGCGACAAGTGCTCTTCGACGAAGCCGACGCCCTCGAGGCGCTCCCCAAGGCCGAGGCAGCGCGCCGCAAGATCGCCCAATTCAACTCAACCATCAGTGTTCATGCACACGTTACCGATCTTGTTCCAGCCAACATCGCGGAGCTTTTTTCTTCGGCCGACCTGATCCTCGACGCCACCGACAACTTCGAGACACGCTATTTGATCAACGACTACGCTGTGGAGCAGGGCAAACCCTGGATCTACGCCGCGGCCATCGGCGCCTATGCCGCAACCATGAATGTGCTTCCCCGCGCACTCGATGAAGAGAACCAGCGCTGGAGTCCAACCGCGTGCCTGGCCTGCCTCTTTCCCAAGCCGCCGTCCGGCCCGGTGGAGACCTGCGACACCGCAGGCATTCTCTCTACCGCTGTCAACCTTGCTGCATCGGTTCAGGTAACTGAGGCGCTCAAGCTGTTGACCGGGCAATCGGAGGCGATGCGTCGGACCATGCTCTCGTTCGACCTGTGGTCCAACGAGCGATCTGAAATCTCCACCGCAAGGCCACGGCGGGGTTGCACTGTCTGCGGAGAGCGCAGCTTCACGCACCTGGCCGGAGAAGGCCGCCCGCACATTACCCTTTGCGGACGCAATTCCGTGCAGATTCATGAACACCATCGCCCAGTCGACTTTGCTGCGATGCGTGATCGTCTGGCCCCCCACGGCAAGGTGAAGTTCAATGAACTCCTGCTTCGCTTTGAACGGCCTCCGCATACGATTACGCTGTTCGCCGACGGCCGCGCTATCGTTCAGGGAACAACCGATGCCATGGTTGCGAGAACGTTGTATGCGCGTTTCATCGGCAGCTAA
- a CDS encoding BamA/TamA family outer membrane protein, which translates to MPAISTGPGLTASVWQWKGVRVDRVEFEGVTFDKDDTLPSELTQKAGEPFDPEKVRASTRRLFNSGRYRDITVRAVRTDDGMTLIFAGTPRYYIGRVTITGVKSDRLSSLLEYATKLSVGAPYADSSIPNATEGIREILRQQGYYEPKVFVGTTLDKINSQVDVVYNVDIGPQARIGNVAIESADLGMTVDQFRKKGKLKQGSKVTRDTTTTALSRLRKEYQKKERLEATVSVQKQTYVESRRQVDYDFHVSQGPQVKVVVEGVKVSKSRLHLLVPIFEEGTIDNDLLNEGTHNIRDFVQQQGYFDATVDVRVIGEGSPEESVVFVVDRGIKHKVVAVTLKGNKYFSDDILRERMRVKKADPYQRSGRYSPGLVASDVSAIQALYRANGFDQAQIKTDVKDSDEATGKPGRISVVYNIIEGPQRKFGTVDLVGVDARRLQDVKGLLNTQEGQPYSLVTLSGDRDTVLSYYLSHGFDQVKVDVQLSKVQDDATRTNVSLNVEEGHQVFVDRVLLSGLQFTRPKTVEGRIKVHSGDPLDQSALLETQRNLYDLALFNEVITAVQNPAGDAPRKNALIQVTEAKRWNVTYGFGFEAQTGNPGGTTQTNNNSSYSPEGRAGVSPRVSLDVSRINLRGSNDSLTLHSTYGLLEQIAVLTLQNPHLFGKENFSAAYSGGYTNIQNITTFASSTLQGDFRVTQRWKRTDTFIYDFLYRRVKVDPNSLRVSQDLIPLLSQPVRVGGPSLTWFHDTRQPNPLDAIKGRYISFQTFLASSKFGSETDFWKLDGTYSTYYPLFKHRYTLARNTRIGYEHAWGVNPNAGSPVCLGVLLTTNPTCNTVPLPERLYAGGATSHRGFGINAAGPRDLQTGYPVGGSAAFVNTVELRMPPPTLPYVGDSVSFVLFHDMGNVFQNPKDMFPSFLRFRQPDRQTCRDSISQTIGTCSFNYFSHALGIGARYRTPVGPVRFDFSYNLNPPIYPVIDDYNGKPPYVGEGSHFNFFFSIGQSF; encoded by the coding sequence ATGCCCGCTATCTCAACCGGCCCCGGCCTCACAGCTTCAGTCTGGCAGTGGAAGGGCGTCCGGGTCGACCGGGTCGAGTTTGAGGGCGTTACCTTCGACAAAGATGACACCCTTCCATCGGAGCTGACGCAGAAGGCCGGGGAACCCTTCGATCCTGAGAAGGTCCGAGCAAGCACGCGGCGGCTCTTCAACAGCGGCAGATACCGGGACATCACGGTCCGCGCGGTGCGGACTGATGACGGCATGACGCTGATCTTTGCCGGTACGCCGCGCTACTACATTGGCCGCGTCACCATTACGGGTGTGAAGAGCGACCGGCTGTCGTCTCTGCTGGAATATGCAACCAAGTTGAGCGTGGGAGCACCCTACGCCGATTCGTCGATTCCAAATGCCACCGAGGGCATCCGCGAGATATTGCGTCAGCAGGGATACTACGAACCCAAGGTCTTTGTTGGCACGACCCTGGACAAGATCAACAGCCAGGTCGACGTCGTCTATAACGTCGATATCGGCCCCCAGGCGCGCATCGGCAATGTCGCCATCGAGAGCGCTGACCTGGGAATGACGGTTGACCAGTTCCGCAAGAAGGGAAAGCTGAAGCAGGGAAGCAAGGTAACGCGAGATACGACCACCACGGCGCTGAGCCGTCTGCGCAAGGAGTACCAGAAAAAGGAGCGGCTGGAGGCAACCGTCAGCGTTCAGAAGCAAACCTACGTCGAATCGCGCCGCCAGGTCGATTACGACTTCCACGTCAGCCAGGGGCCGCAGGTAAAGGTTGTGGTTGAAGGGGTCAAGGTCTCGAAGAGCCGCCTGCATTTGCTGGTCCCGATCTTTGAAGAGGGAACAATCGACAATGACCTGTTGAACGAAGGAACGCACAATATCCGCGACTTTGTTCAGCAGCAGGGCTACTTCGATGCCACGGTGGACGTCAGGGTGATTGGCGAAGGATCGCCGGAGGAGAGCGTGGTCTTCGTCGTCGATCGCGGGATCAAGCACAAGGTTGTAGCCGTGACGCTGAAAGGCAACAAGTACTTCTCTGACGACATTCTGCGCGAGCGCATGCGCGTAAAGAAGGCAGATCCTTACCAGCGGAGCGGGCGCTACAGTCCGGGTCTTGTGGCGAGCGACGTCAGCGCCATTCAGGCACTGTATCGGGCCAACGGCTTCGATCAGGCGCAGATCAAGACGGATGTTAAGGACAGCGATGAGGCAACCGGCAAGCCCGGAAGAATCTCGGTTGTGTACAACATCATAGAGGGGCCGCAGAGAAAGTTTGGCACTGTCGATCTGGTTGGAGTGGATGCCCGCCGTTTGCAGGATGTCAAAGGCCTGTTGAATACCCAGGAAGGCCAGCCATATTCGCTGGTGACCCTCTCAGGCGACCGTGATACCGTGCTTTCCTACTATCTGAGCCACGGTTTCGACCAGGTAAAGGTCGACGTTCAGCTCAGCAAAGTGCAGGATGATGCGACCCGGACGAATGTCTCTTTGAATGTTGAAGAAGGGCACCAGGTCTTTGTCGATAGGGTTTTATTGTCGGGTCTCCAGTTCACGCGGCCCAAGACGGTTGAGGGTCGCATCAAAGTGCATTCGGGCGACCCTCTTGACCAGAGCGCTCTATTGGAGACGCAGCGCAATCTCTACGATCTTGCGCTCTTCAATGAGGTGATTACAGCGGTGCAGAATCCCGCGGGCGACGCTCCGCGCAAGAACGCGCTGATACAGGTCACTGAGGCCAAGCGCTGGAACGTGACCTATGGCTTTGGTTTTGAGGCGCAGACGGGGAACCCAGGTGGTACGACGCAAACGAACAACAACTCCAGCTACTCTCCAGAGGGAAGGGCTGGAGTTAGCCCTCGCGTCTCGCTCGATGTCTCCCGCATCAATCTTCGCGGCTCGAACGATTCTCTTACGCTGCATTCAACTTATGGATTGCTCGAACAGATTGCCGTTCTCACGTTGCAGAACCCGCATCTCTTCGGTAAGGAAAACTTCTCGGCGGCCTATTCGGGCGGTTACACCAATATCCAGAACATCACCACCTTTGCCTCGTCGACGTTGCAAGGCGACTTCCGCGTTACGCAGAGGTGGAAGCGAACAGACACCTTCATCTATGACTTTCTCTATCGTCGTGTAAAGGTCGACCCCAACAGCCTTCGCGTGTCGCAAGACCTTATCCCGCTTCTGTCTCAACCGGTGCGTGTAGGAGGCCCAAGCCTGACGTGGTTCCATGACACACGGCAGCCGAACCCTCTCGACGCGATCAAAGGCAGATACATTTCATTTCAGACCTTTCTGGCTTCGTCGAAGTTCGGGTCGGAGACGGATTTCTGGAAGCTCGACGGCACGTACTCTACCTACTACCCACTGTTTAAACATCGGTATACGCTGGCGAGAAATACGCGCATCGGATACGAGCATGCGTGGGGAGTCAATCCGAATGCGGGCAGTCCAGTTTGCCTCGGCGTTCTGCTGACCACCAATCCAACCTGCAATACTGTACCGCTGCCGGAGCGGCTATATGCCGGCGGCGCAACGTCGCATCGCGGTTTTGGAATCAACGCAGCCGGACCGCGAGATCTTCAAACCGGGTATCCGGTTGGAGGTTCCGCAGCGTTCGTCAACACGGTTGAGTTGCGGATGCCCCCGCCAACGCTTCCCTACGTCGGCGACAGCGTTAGCTTCGTCCTCTTTCACGATATGGGGAATGTCTTCCAGAATCCTAAAGACATGTTTCCCAGTTTCCTGCGCTTTCGTCAACCCGACCGGCAGACTTGCCGCGACTCGATCTCGCAGACTATTGGCACTTGCAGCTTCAACTACTTTTCTCACGCACTTGGCATAGGCGCTCGCTATCGAACGCCAGTCGGGCCAGTCCGCTTCGATTTCAGCTATAACCTGAATCCACCGATCTATCCGGTGATCGACGACTACAACGGCAAACCTCCTTATGTTGGCGAAGGGAGCCACTTCAACTTCTTCTTCAGTATCGGCCAGAGCTTCTAA
- a CDS encoding peptidylprolyl isomerase: MHNPMRRWMVGCFAPVVLALRLCAQQPAAPAQPATPPAPPSQVVPGNGEALGTLIDSVVAVVNGDVILESDVDEERRFESIQPYRGSAAEFSRDRAVQRLIDRTLILQQAALEPEDAAVTDQALNAQLQTLRKDIPECGQYHCETDAGWANYLSAKGFTVSEFQDRWRKRMELLRLIEVRFRNGIRISDEEIKSYYETTMLPEYAKQKVAPPKLETISQRIEEVLLQQQVGNLLRDWLKSLRAQGNVWVMRPGEVAP, translated from the coding sequence ATGCACAACCCGATGCGGCGATGGATGGTAGGATGCTTTGCGCCAGTTGTCCTGGCCCTGCGACTCTGCGCGCAGCAGCCCGCTGCGCCTGCACAACCTGCAACGCCGCCCGCACCGCCATCCCAGGTTGTTCCTGGCAACGGCGAGGCGCTGGGAACGCTGATCGACTCAGTCGTCGCTGTCGTCAATGGCGATGTCATCCTCGAAAGCGATGTCGATGAAGAGCGCAGGTTCGAGTCCATCCAGCCATATCGCGGTTCCGCAGCGGAGTTCTCGCGCGATCGCGCTGTGCAAAGACTGATCGACCGAACGCTGATCCTGCAGCAGGCGGCGCTCGAGCCGGAGGATGCTGCTGTTACCGACCAGGCGCTCAACGCCCAGTTGCAGACACTTCGCAAAGATATTCCGGAGTGCGGACAATATCATTGCGAGACTGACGCAGGCTGGGCGAATTACCTGAGCGCAAAGGGGTTCACGGTTAGCGAATTTCAAGACCGCTGGCGCAAGCGGATGGAACTGCTGCGCTTGATCGAAGTCCGTTTCCGCAATGGAATCCGAATCTCCGACGAAGAGATCAAGAGCTATTACGAGACGACAATGTTGCCGGAGTATGCAAAGCAAAAAGTCGCTCCGCCAAAGCTGGAGACGATCTCGCAGCGCATCGAAGAAGTGCTGCTGCAGCAGCAGGTGGGCAATCTTCTGCGTGACTGGCTGAAGTCGCTTCGCGCCCAGGGCAATGTATGGGTGATGAGGCCCGGGGAGGTGGCCCCGTGA